A single genomic interval of Lucilia cuprina isolate Lc7/37 chromosome 2, ASM2204524v1, whole genome shotgun sequence harbors:
- the LOC111681077 gene encoding cysteine desulfurase, mitochondrial, protein MIRIFSKSAKTLIATKTPWNRQWMANISTTTAKGQEGKMSSSEEFRQKRIKFNIKTDHIEGRPLYLDAQATTPLDPRVLDAMLPYLTNFYGNPHSRTHAYGWETEQAVETAREQVANIIGAEPKEIIFTSGATESNNVAVKGVARFYGSKKKHIITTQTEHKCVLDSCRALENEGFRVTYLPVKANGIIDMQELDKAMTPDTALVSIMTVNNEIGVKQPIAEIGALCRSKKVFFHTDAAQAVGKIPLDVNAMNIDLMSISGHKIYGPKGIGALYVRRRPRVRLEPIQSGGGQERGLRSGTVPAPLAVGLGAAAELAQKEMEYDRKWIEFLSKRLLDRLTSELPQVIRNGDPEQTYSGCLNLSFAYVEGESLLMALKDVALSSGSACTSASLEPSYVLRAIGTDEDLAHSSIRFGIGRFTTVEEVDYTADKCIKHVERLREMSPLWEMVQEGIDLKTIQWSQH, encoded by the exons ATGATAAGAATATTTAGCAAATCTGCTAAAACATTAATAGCGACAAAAACGCCATGGAACAGACAATGGATGGCAAATATTAGTACAACAACTGCTAAAGGACAGGAAGGAAAAATGTCCTCATCGGAAG aatttagacAGAAGCGTATCAAATTCAATATTAAGACGGATCACATAGAGGGCAGACCCTTATATTTAGATGCACAAGCCACAACTCCATTG GATCCTCGTGTTTTGGATGCCATGCTGCCctatttgacaaatttttatggTAATCCTCATTCTCGCACCCATGCTTATGGCTGGGAAACCGAACAAGCTGTAGAAACTGCTCGTGAACAGGTGGCCAATATTATAGGAGCTGAACCCAAAGAAATCATATTCACTTCAGGTGCTACCGAATCCAATAATGTGGCCGTTAAAGGTGTAGCCAG ATTTTATGGCTCCAAAAAGAAGCACATTATTACCACACAAACTGAACACAAATGTGTTTTGGATTCTTGTCGTGCCTTGGAGAATGAAGGTTTCCGTGTTACTTATTTGCCGGTCAAGGCTAATGGTATTATTGATATGCAGGAATTGGATAAAGCAATGACGCCAGATACTGCTTTGGTATCCATAATGACAGTTAACAATGAAATTG GTGTTAAACAACCCATTGCTGAGATAGGTGCCCTTTGTCGCTCGAAAAAGGTCTTCTTCCACACAGATGCCGCACAGGCGGTGGGTAAAATTCCTTTGGATGTTAATGCCATGAATATTGATTTAATGTCCATATCGGGCCACAAAATCTATGGTCCCAAAGGTATTGGTGCCCTTTATGTACGTAGACGTCCACGCGTTCGTCTTGAACCCATTCAAAGTGGTGGTGGTCAAGAGCGAGGTTTACGTAGTGGTACTGTTCCTGCACCTTTGGCTGTAGGACTGGGAGCTGCTGCTGAATTAGCTCAAAAAGAAATGGAATATGACAGAAAATGGATTGAATTTCTTTCCAAACGTTTGTTGGATCGCCTTACGTCCGAATTGCCTCAGGTAATACGCAATGGTGATCCCGAACAAACTTACAGTGGCTGTTTGAATCTTTCATTTGCCTATGTTGAGGGTGAATCCCTATTAATGGCTCTTAAAGATGTAGCCTTATCGTCGGGCTCAGCTTGTACCTCCGCCTCTTTGGAACCCTCTTATGTTTTAAGAGCTATTGGCACTGACGAAGATTTAGCTCACAGTTCCATTAG ATTTGGTATTGGTCGTTTTACTACCGTCGAGGAAGTCGATTATACCGCCGATAAATGCATAAAACATGTTGAACGTCTTCGTGAAATGTCACCTTTATGGGAAATGGTACAGGAAGGCATTGATTTAAAGACCATACAATGGtctcaacattaa